The genomic window tctggctgctggcagcgtTCCGTGTCACTTGGACATCAGGTcctgcttggacatctaacaactgGCTCTAACTGGTTTTGGATCCCTGCTATGATATTTGGGCAGTTTGTTAAGttcttttagtttagtaacctagttagcatagttagttaggttttaaataagaataagcataagtaaatccctaagcccctattcctttcccttccaaaacaataaagtcgatttttatgttttttcctcttgtgtttcccttatccaaaatcctatcctaacagAACTCAGAAAGGATGGGGCCCAGTGCCAGGCCAGGAACTTGGCGGCATATCAGGGTTGGGTGGGTAGTAGCAAAATATCCAGAAAACAACAGGAAGAATAGCAGCAGGGAATGGGTTAAGAGGACTCCCTTCTGGCTCTGCTGAATACGAGTCATGTCTTGCCTCTCCTTGAGTGGGGACATTGCCttctcagtatcaattccaagacagaagagccgcaaggactaggcaattggggttaaatgatttgtccaaggtcacactgataggaagtgtctgaggccagatttgaaccgaaaatttctcatctccaggcctggctctctatccattgtgtggggatatttttttaaaccccgaccttccgtcttagaatcaatactatgtattagctcgaaggcagaagagcagtaaaggctaggcaatggacttgtcccgggtcacacagctgggaagtgtctgaggccagatttgaacccaggacctcccgtctctgggcctggctctctctccatcgagtcacccagctgccccctaaggagACAGTCTTAAAACAAGACTTCTCCCTACTCGTTGGCCATGCCACGGAGGGGTCTGCAATTTCACTTCCTGGCAGCTTTTGGCTTTCTGGAGCAGTCCTCAGCCTTCAATGGTCAGCTGCCCTTCCCCACACTCAATGAGCTTCAGAGGGGTGGCAACAACTGCAAAGGATTCATATGCTTCTTTATGGAAGTCATAATTCCTGGGAGTGGCTCCTCTGACCACTGACTTGATTCCAGGTCATTTATCTGGGCCCGGTCAGAAAGCCTAGAGAACCAGATTTACGAAGGTGATGGTAAGATACAAGATTCATGACCCGTGTTCTCTGACTTCAGGGGAGCAATAACCGTTCATCCCCAAATAACCGGCGAGGTGGACCCCTCAGCAAGCCCCCAAAGACCTGGTCCCCATAAGGAAATCACAGAAATCCCACTGACATGATTTTGAAGGGTTTCGTTTTGTTTTCCCCATCGAGACAGGCAGCATCCACTTAACTGAGCACAGGTTAATGTAGGTGACATGATCTTTATCAACCCTGGCACACAACTCTttccagaattaaacagaaagtAATCAATGATTAAAAGAGGtccacaaaaacacacacacacacagttaagATAATTTTCTTATGCCTGCCAAGTACAATTTAACCCTTGAAATGTTATACACTTGATCTTGTTCATCTAGGATCTGGCTGGACCAAATGGCTCCCCTAGAATCCTGTTTAGGTTGAGAGTTAGTTGCTAAAGTTCagaggaagttaaatgactcacacCAGGTCACAGAAGAAGTAGCAGACCTGGGATTCAAACCCTGATTCTGACTACAGATCCTCTCCTTTTTCCATTATACCGACTTTGGCTATTTGTCTTTGAGCTATAATTTCTCTCCCTCTAGCTCATCTACATTTAAATCTGTACAGTGATTAAACACAGACTTTTTAAGGAATGTGGCTCATTGAGTAATCTGCCAAAAATCATCAGTATCAGTCAAAAGATCCTAAAATTGACCAAGGATCTTAGGAATTATAAGAGAAATCTTGCATTCATGGAATTGGAAACTTATTTTATCTTAAGGTCACTCTGACAGCCTATAATGAATTCCCAATAAGTGACCCCAAGTAAAAGTGCTCAagcagggggtagctgggtgaatcagtggaatgagagccaggcctagagatgggaggtcctggggtcaaatctggcctcagacacttcccagctgtgtgaccctgggcaagtcacttaactcccacggcctaccccttaccactcttctgccttggaaccaatacagtattgactccaagatggaaggtaaaggtttaaaagggaaaaaaaaagtgctcAAGGAGGGTGCTGAATTGTATGGCACATTCCCAGTATATAagaaatactataaaaattatagTAAGTTTTCATACTTATTTTGAAATCGATCCAAATATCTCATAGGCCTTAACAATGGCAGATATGTCTCTAGAATGGTAAGAAGCCAAAATGATAGCTgtcacatatttaaaaataaggtgATGCTGAGTAGACAAGAGAAGGTACTTCCAGAGGCTTATGATAGACTGTATGTTACCAATTTCTGTGATGAAGCCGATTCTGCATAAAAATGTGGTCACAAATAACTAAAACTTCAGAGAATTTAatgatttctttctattttttgaaagattttatttcatttaagtaATCTGAATTTTGCACGTTTTCCCTCAATAACATTACAGATATTTAGTATCACAAAATCTTTCATATAATTAGTAGGCAACTCAAAGAGAACACTTTAAGGGAATTAACTGTGACAACTGGTAAAGTctcaaaatatacttttatttttgtttctttctaaatACACTtttaaatcaactctgagataGGTAACATTCTAGAATGGATTCACAAACTAAGTTTACCATTTTTCAACCCTTTTCTCCGTGACAAACTGGCCATGAGGTTCTGTAGCATCTGGGGGCAAAAGAGCCAAATACACTGGGGTTTCAGCTCCTTCTTCTGGACTCTTGGTAGCCTTGGGCCCCGCCATGTCAGTTCTCACCCATCCTGGGCAGCAGGCATTCAGAAGAATCTTATCACCTTTCCTTTGCTCATTCAGTTGCCTGGCATGGATTCTAGACAGCACAGTGACTCCAATCTTGGTCACTCCATAAGCACTGTTGGGCCACCCTTCCTTCTGATGcactcctttctttgtatcctccacAAACTTTTCCATGAGCCTCACCAGCTCTTCCTCTGTGATTGTGTCACTGCGAAACTTCTGCTGTAGTTCTGGGCTGCAGCTTTTAAGAGAACGTAAGCTCACCATGCTAGAGACATTCACCACTCTACCTACGATGAAATATATGGAAAAACAACTTGTCAATAGTGTTCTTacagaactgtaggagtagaaacacagaagaaaaacaactccttgatcacatgggttgatggggacacaactggggatgtagactctaaacaatcaccctggtgcaaacatcaataatatggaaataggtcttgatcaatgacacatgtaaaacccagtggaactgtgggTCAGCTACAGGACAGggttggggtgaggggagggaaagaatgtatcttgtaaccatggaaaaatattgtaaattaaataaaaattttcaattgaaaagaaaaaggaaaaaagtgttcTTATAAACCTTTCTTTTAGGGTTTATAGTTATACCTTCATTAATTGTGATGACATTGTGAGATGCATGCATATATTTCAGTAGATTAGGGGACTATGGTAGGTTCACACATCTAAATATTATTttgcaaaggaataataaatggaaaaaaaattataaagtgctttctatATGCCGGGTACACTGTTCATGTATATGAATAAAGATGGTAATGTTGAATGGAAGGATTGAACCTACCTATTAATATTTAATCAATGTTTTAAATACTTCTGATACAAGGAGAGGAAATTTTCAAACTTATTATGAAATCAATCCAAATACCTACTAAGTCTTAGCTCTAGCAGATATTTTTGTGTATCTTTAGaagcaaaaagaatttaaataatgtATTTTCCCCCTATCATGTGTAAAAACACTTTGTAGCATCTATTAACAAGCTTTTTCATAAAGCATATAATCAAACTGAATATGATAATCAATATTTTATGGTATGgtactgtaagagttaaaatggttgaggttgtaaactgtaatagttaaaaggtTGAAGACCTTAAACTATAGTGAGTAAAattgtggaagatataaattgtagtagatataagagtgggtaagtaaattgtgaccgcagaaaatatgttttcactacagtgtcttgtttttaaatcaatataaggtggtcgccagggaaatattcccaattatgaatatacccaagtcaactgggttttatagagaatttaattaattaatacaatgaggaattaaagagagagagaaaaaggaataaaatgagaaaagaataggccagcccaggcagccctggccaatccaggcctaagccctaaaagaaagatcagtcagtccttatatcttaatcactcaccacaagatctgtccaagcaaggattctagtgacaccaggccagcatcatctcagctgacttcaccagctcaatcctctatctgaatgtttcagaatgagttttttgagctcctatctgagctcctatttaaagggcattttctcctatgtcacctcccctaagttcttccatctaccaatcacagtagacattttccaaaggacagcccattctgaattcacacctgagtagactaatccttttagtaatccacacctgagtaggctagaatctctgagtaagtttttttcctctttgctccttgtaaattcacaagttgcctgacctttataggtacttagcacccctttgtattagttctaaaaataggcatggcttaagtatgggtgtaagtatttttcattgttcagcaaggagttttttaagtacgggtggagtagaggtcttcacatttctgatctaagtagagttctcacattttagatctaagtagcttca from Monodelphis domestica isolate mMonDom1 chromosome 4, mMonDom1.pri, whole genome shotgun sequence includes these protein-coding regions:
- the LOC100015233 gene encoding carbonyl reductase [NADPH] 1-like, whose product is MSSSSRVAVVTGSNKGIGFAIVRDLCQKFSGDVILTSRDTTRGQAATKKLQEEGLNPIFHQLDIDDPQSIRTLRDFLKERYGGVDVLVNNAGIAFKVADPTPFPIQAEVTMKTNFFGTKAVSAELLPLVKPRGRVVNVSSMVSLRSLKSCSPELQQKFRSDTITEEELVRLMEKFVEDTKKGVHQKEGWPNSAYGVTKIGVTVLSRIHARQLNEQRKGDKILLNACCPGWVRTDMAGPKATKSPEEGAETPVYLALLPPDATEPHGQFVTEKRVEKW